GCCCAAGCACCTGGATGAAGAAGTTGCACGCTATATGGTTGAGGGTTTTAGTGGTGTTATTACCCGTATGACCGAGCAACAAGCTAACTATATCGGTGTTTCAGTTGAAGGTCCGTTCAAACCTGAAAGTTATAAGTACTAATAGCCCCTAACTAAGAGGTGCCGGCATTGCCGGCGCCTGAATTGTGCGGGGTTGGAGAAATATAATGAAAGACTCCATTCGCATAAGTTTCGAATTTTTCCCTCCTAAAACGCCAGAGGGTCGCGAAAAGCTATACAAAACTCGCGAAGCGCTCCAGGCATTTAACCCTGAATTCTTTTCTGTTACCTATGGCGCCGGTGGTACCACGAGAGAGACAACGTCGAGTATTGTTACCAATATGCGGCGAGATGGTATTTCAATTGCCCCACATTTGTCGTTTGGTGGTGATAATGAAGAGGCAATACTGGGTTTGTTAAATGATTATAAAGAGGCGGGAATTAATCGAATAGTTGCACTGCGTGGTGATATGCCGTCGGGTATGGGTGCAGTGGCGCAACTGGTTTATGCGAATGAATTAGTCGCCTTTATTCGCCGACATACCGGTGATCAATTTCATCTTGAAGTAGCTGCTTATCCAGAGATCCACCCGGAGTCGAACAGCTATGATGATGATATTCGCTATTTAAAAGGTAAATTTGAGGCAGGTGCTAATAGCGCACTGACTCAATATTTCTATAACCCGGATTCCTATTTTTACTTTATTGATCAGTGTGAAAAAGCGGGTATCGATGCGCCCATTTATCCAGGTATTATGCCGATAGCTAATTTTGCCAACCTTGTGCGTTTCTCTCGCAATTGTGGTGCGGAAATTCCGAGGTGGTTGGTTAAACGCATGGAAAGCTTCCGTGATCCTGAAGACATTCGAAAGCTTGGATTAGAGGTTGTTACCGACCTCTGCGAGACCTTATTAGAGGGAGGTGCACCGGGTTTACATTTTTACACAATGAATCAGGATGCAATCGTTACTAAGATTTTAAAAAGCCTCAAGCTTTAATTGAAAACTCGAAAGCTATTGCTTTCGAGTTTCTGTTTATGAAACA
This DNA window, taken from Microbulbifer sp. VAAF005, encodes the following:
- the metF gene encoding methylenetetrahydrofolate reductase [NAD(P)H], yielding MKDSIRISFEFFPPKTPEGREKLYKTREALQAFNPEFFSVTYGAGGTTRETTSSIVTNMRRDGISIAPHLSFGGDNEEAILGLLNDYKEAGINRIVALRGDMPSGMGAVAQLVYANELVAFIRRHTGDQFHLEVAAYPEIHPESNSYDDDIRYLKGKFEAGANSALTQYFYNPDSYFYFIDQCEKAGIDAPIYPGIMPIANFANLVRFSRNCGAEIPRWLVKRMESFRDPEDIRKLGLEVVTDLCETLLEGGAPGLHFYTMNQDAIVTKILKSLKL